The Xanthomonas sontii genome contains a region encoding:
- a CDS encoding glycoside hydrolase family 3 N-terminal domain-containing protein yields MASDRIESLIARMTVEEKVGQLGVFADMVRPFAPDVNPEANVRNADEVLQQVRAGRVGSLFNGVGAELGRRIQQVALEESRLGIPVILAADVIHGMRTVFPIPLGEAASFEPELAERTARATAVEATAAGIHWTYAPAVDIARDQRWGRGAEGAGEDVVLGCAFAAARVRGFHGPDLRADDALLATPKHFAAYGAVAAGMEYASVDIAPQTLRDVHLPPFQAAFEAGALSVMTSFNDINGVPASANHELLTEILRGEWKFPGVVISDYTADMELIAHGYAADERDATKKAFLAGMDMSMQSGFYAAHLPSLVEDGEVPMALLDASVRRVLELKEAIGLLDDPYRSLDPAREADLSHIAAHDALARDAARRSIVLLKNDGPVLPLRKQGQKIALIGPFAQDRDNIEGCWTLFGDKSRYVTLEAGVRAALDDAQALTVVPGCGLEAPLDGGIEAAVAAARAADVVVLALGEPQRYSGEAQSRTQIVLPPAQQALAEAVAATGTPLVVLLRNGRALALQGAVRDAAAIAVTWYLGTQTGPAVADVLFGDYNPSARLPVSFPLDAGQQPYFYNHPRTGRPELPTMSEFKSRWREVPNAPLYPFGHGLGYTQFAYGAPQLDRTQVGWDDTLTVTTRIDNVGEREGEEVVQLYIHDRVASRVRPVRELKAFRKVRLAAGEGMEVRFTLDRHALAFTGRDGQCAAEPGLFDLWVCASSASGEPVAFELLPG; encoded by the coding sequence ATGGCTTCGGATCGTATCGAATCGCTCATCGCCCGCATGACCGTCGAGGAGAAGGTCGGCCAGCTCGGCGTCTTCGCCGACATGGTGCGCCCGTTCGCCCCCGACGTGAATCCGGAAGCCAACGTCCGCAATGCCGACGAGGTGCTGCAGCAGGTGCGCGCCGGTCGGGTCGGCTCGCTGTTCAACGGCGTCGGCGCGGAACTGGGGCGGCGCATCCAGCAGGTGGCGCTGGAGGAGAGCCGGCTGGGGATCCCGGTGATCCTGGCTGCGGACGTGATCCACGGCATGCGCACGGTGTTCCCGATCCCGCTGGGCGAGGCCGCCAGCTTCGAGCCGGAACTGGCCGAGCGCACCGCGCGCGCCACCGCGGTCGAGGCCACCGCCGCCGGCATCCACTGGACCTACGCGCCGGCGGTGGACATCGCCCGCGATCAGCGCTGGGGCCGCGGCGCCGAGGGCGCCGGCGAGGATGTGGTGCTGGGCTGCGCCTTCGCCGCCGCGCGCGTGCGCGGCTTCCACGGGCCGGACCTGCGCGCCGACGACGCCTTGCTGGCCACGCCCAAGCACTTCGCCGCCTATGGCGCGGTCGCCGCCGGCATGGAGTACGCCAGCGTCGACATCGCCCCGCAGACCCTGCGCGACGTGCATCTGCCGCCGTTCCAGGCCGCCTTCGAGGCCGGCGCGCTGAGCGTGATGACCTCCTTCAACGACATCAACGGCGTGCCGGCCAGCGCCAACCACGAACTGCTGACCGAGATCCTGCGCGGCGAATGGAAATTCCCCGGCGTGGTGATCTCCGACTACACCGCCGACATGGAGCTGATCGCGCACGGCTATGCCGCCGACGAGCGCGACGCGACCAAGAAGGCCTTCCTGGCCGGCATGGACATGAGCATGCAGAGCGGCTTCTACGCCGCGCACCTGCCGTCGCTGGTGGAGGACGGCGAGGTGCCGATGGCGCTGCTGGATGCCTCGGTGCGCCGCGTGCTGGAACTGAAGGAAGCGATCGGCCTGCTCGACGATCCGTACCGTTCGCTGGACCCGGCGCGCGAGGCCGACCTGTCGCACATCGCCGCGCACGATGCGCTGGCGCGCGACGCGGCGCGGCGCTCGATCGTGCTGTTGAAGAACGACGGCCCGGTGCTGCCGCTGCGCAAGCAGGGCCAGAAGATCGCGCTGATCGGCCCGTTCGCGCAGGACCGCGACAACATCGAGGGCTGCTGGACCCTGTTCGGCGACAAGAGCCGCTATGTGACCCTGGAAGCCGGCGTGCGCGCCGCGCTGGACGACGCGCAGGCGCTGACCGTGGTGCCCGGCTGCGGCCTGGAAGCGCCGCTGGACGGCGGCATCGAGGCGGCGGTGGCCGCCGCGCGCGCCGCCGACGTGGTGGTGCTGGCGCTGGGCGAGCCGCAGCGCTACAGCGGCGAGGCGCAGTCGCGCACGCAGATCGTGCTGCCGCCGGCGCAGCAGGCGCTGGCCGAGGCGGTCGCCGCCACCGGCACGCCGCTGGTGGTGCTGCTGCGCAACGGCCGCGCGCTGGCGCTGCAGGGTGCGGTGCGCGACGCCGCGGCGATCGCGGTGACCTGGTACCTGGGCACGCAGACCGGTCCGGCGGTGGCCGACGTGCTGTTCGGCGACTACAACCCGTCCGCGCGCCTGCCGGTGAGCTTCCCGCTGGATGCCGGGCAGCAGCCGTACTTCTACAACCACCCGCGCACCGGCCGGCCGGAACTGCCGACGATGAGCGAGTTCAAGTCGCGCTGGCGCGAGGTGCCGAACGCGCCGCTGTATCCGTTCGGCCATGGCCTCGGCTACACGCAGTTCGCCTATGGCGCGCCGCAGCTCGACCGCACCCAGGTCGGCTGGGACGACACCCTGACCGTGACCACGCGCATCGACAACGTCGGCGAGCGCGAAGGCGAGGAAGTGGTGCAGCTGTACATCCACGACCGCGTCGCCAGCCGGGTGCGCCCGGTGCGCGAGTTGAAGGCGTTCCGCAAGGTGCGGCTGGCCGCAGGCGAGGGCATGGAGGTCCGCTTCACCCTCGATCGCCACGCGCTGGCCTTCACCGGCCGCGACGGACAGTGCGCGGCCGAGCCGGGCCTGTTCGACCTGTGGGTGTGCGCGTCCTCGGCCAGCGGCGAGCCCGTGGCCTTCGAGCTGCTGCCCGGCTGA
- the yiaA gene encoding inner membrane protein YiaA → MQAAPKTSAAFIAASWGALLLGTGGFLIGLWNAEMMLNEKGYYFTVLLFGLFSAVSLQKSVRDRVEDIPVSALYYSICWFSVIAALVLLAVGLFNATLLLSEKGFYAMAFALSLFGAVAVQKNTRDAVGAGQGGKRHVGQTLPPPLE, encoded by the coding sequence ATGCAAGCTGCGCCCAAGACCTCCGCCGCCTTTATCGCTGCCTCCTGGGGGGCGTTGCTGCTGGGCACGGGCGGGTTCCTGATCGGCTTGTGGAATGCCGAAATGATGTTGAACGAGAAGGGGTATTACTTCACGGTCCTGCTGTTCGGCCTGTTTTCCGCGGTCTCGCTGCAAAAGAGCGTGCGCGACCGCGTCGAGGACATTCCGGTGAGCGCGTTGTATTACTCGATCTGCTGGTTCTCGGTGATCGCGGCGCTGGTGCTGTTGGCAGTCGGTCTGTTCAATGCAACCTTGTTGCTGAGCGAGAAAGGCTTCTATGCCATGGCCTTCGCGCTTAGCCTGTTCGGTGCAGTGGCGGTGCAGAAGAACACCCGCGATGCGGTGGGGGCCGGTCAAGGCGGCAAGCGCCACGTCGGGCAGACGCTGCCGCCTCCGCTGGAGTGA
- a CDS encoding PQQ-dependent sugar dehydrogenase, with product MRTPLGLACALAMGLAISAAHAAPADTAAERRGDWPFSATPVATFNEPWAMSFLPDGTALVSEKGGTLKRIDPVSGHTGTVSGVPTVAYGGQGGLGDVLPHPGFAKNGWVYLSYAEPGSGDTRGAAVMRAKLTLDSSGGGTLSQQQVIWRQQPKVSGNGHFGHRLAFGPDGKLWISSSERQKFDPAQDMSGNLGKIVRLNDDGSVPADNPFANRGGVAAQVWSLGHRNVLGLAFDANGRLWEHEMGPAGGDELNLIQRGANYGYPIVSNGDHYDGRPIPDHSTRPEFAAPKVSWTPVISPAGFVIYNGSRFPQWRGNGFIGGLSSQSLVRIEFDGESAREAARYDMGKRIREVEQGPDGALWLLEDGAGGRLLKLQPLES from the coding sequence ATGCGAACTCCCCTGGGTTTGGCTTGCGCGCTGGCCATGGGCCTGGCGATCTCTGCGGCGCACGCCGCCCCCGCCGACACGGCCGCCGAGCGGCGCGGCGACTGGCCGTTCTCGGCGACGCCGGTCGCCACCTTCAACGAACCCTGGGCGATGAGCTTCCTGCCCGATGGCACTGCGCTGGTCAGCGAGAAGGGTGGCACGTTGAAGCGCATCGACCCGGTCAGCGGCCATACCGGCACGGTCAGCGGCGTCCCCACCGTGGCGTACGGCGGCCAGGGCGGTCTCGGCGACGTGCTGCCGCATCCGGGCTTCGCCAAGAACGGATGGGTCTACCTGAGCTACGCCGAACCCGGCAGCGGCGACACTCGCGGCGCGGCGGTGATGCGCGCCAAGCTGACCCTGGACAGCAGCGGCGGCGGCACCCTGTCGCAGCAGCAGGTGATCTGGCGGCAGCAGCCCAAGGTGTCCGGCAACGGCCACTTCGGCCATCGGCTGGCGTTCGGCCCGGACGGCAAGCTGTGGATCAGTTCCAGCGAGCGGCAGAAGTTCGATCCGGCGCAGGACATGAGTGGCAACCTGGGCAAGATCGTGCGTCTCAACGACGACGGCAGCGTGCCGGCCGACAATCCGTTCGCCAACCGCGGCGGCGTCGCCGCGCAGGTGTGGTCGCTGGGCCACCGCAACGTGCTCGGTCTGGCCTTCGACGCCAACGGGCGGTTGTGGGAACACGAAATGGGCCCGGCCGGCGGCGACGAGCTGAACCTGATCCAGCGCGGCGCCAATTACGGCTACCCGATCGTGTCCAATGGCGACCACTACGATGGACGCCCGATTCCCGATCACAGCACGCGCCCGGAATTCGCTGCGCCCAAGGTGAGCTGGACGCCGGTGATCTCGCCGGCCGGCTTCGTCATCTACAACGGCAGCCGCTTCCCGCAGTGGCGCGGCAACGGCTTCATCGGCGGCCTGTCCTCGCAGTCGCTGGTGCGGATCGAGTTCGACGGCGAGAGCGCACGCGAGGCGGCGCGCTACGACATGGGCAAGCGCATCCGCGAGGTGGAGCAGGGGCCGGATGGCGCGCTGTGGCTGCTGGAGGATGGCGCCGGTGGGCGGTTGCTGAAGTTGCAGCCGCTGGAGAGTTGA
- a CDS encoding APC family permease has translation MSQAPAPGLVRAVSRWQIVGLSINDVIGSGIYLLPAATAALLGPLSLWAVLLAGVAVALLVLCYAQAASYFDEPGGSYLYAREAFGRFAGFEIGWMIWLTRISSAAALSNGLADAVVRFWPAAAGGGARLAIVIGSLGLLTAINVIGVKSAARTGVALVIGKLVPLLLFVAIGVFYVDWSWAFSGKTPDPHDVGNLGEAALLLLFAYAGFENIPAAAGEYRNPRRDVPFALITMIVTVTLIYAAVQVVAQGTLPNVAQSATPLADAASGFGGEALALILTVGATISILGTTSNTVMLGPRFLFALAKDGYGPAFLARVHPRFRTPAAAILLQGVLSLALALSGSFVQLALLSMVTRLFAYIGTAAAVLVLARRYRDRPGALRLPGGPLIPLAALLLALALLLSASWQNLAAAGVALLVGALFYRFPRKDAA, from the coding sequence GTGAGCCAGGCGCCCGCACCCGGGCTGGTCCGCGCGGTCAGCCGCTGGCAGATCGTCGGGTTGTCGATCAACGACGTGATCGGCAGCGGCATCTACCTGCTGCCGGCCGCCACCGCCGCCCTGCTCGGGCCGTTGAGCCTGTGGGCGGTGTTGCTGGCCGGTGTGGCGGTGGCGCTGCTGGTGCTGTGTTACGCGCAGGCGGCCAGTTACTTCGACGAACCCGGCGGCAGCTATCTATATGCGCGCGAGGCGTTCGGCCGTTTCGCCGGCTTCGAGATCGGCTGGATGATCTGGCTGACCCGGATCAGTTCGGCGGCGGCGCTGAGCAACGGCCTGGCCGATGCGGTGGTGCGCTTCTGGCCGGCCGCGGCCGGGGGCGGCGCGCGCCTGGCCATCGTGATCGGCTCGCTCGGCCTGCTCACCGCGATCAACGTGATCGGGGTAAAGTCGGCCGCGCGCACCGGCGTGGCGCTGGTGATCGGCAAGCTGGTGCCGCTGCTGCTGTTCGTGGCGATCGGCGTGTTCTACGTGGACTGGTCGTGGGCGTTCTCGGGCAAGACCCCGGACCCGCACGATGTCGGCAACCTCGGCGAGGCGGCGTTGCTGCTGCTGTTCGCGTACGCCGGCTTCGAGAACATCCCGGCCGCCGCCGGCGAATACCGCAATCCGCGCCGCGACGTGCCGTTCGCGCTGATCACCATGATCGTCACCGTCACCTTGATCTATGCCGCGGTGCAGGTGGTGGCGCAGGGCACGCTGCCCAACGTGGCGCAATCGGCGACGCCGCTGGCCGATGCCGCCAGCGGCTTCGGTGGCGAAGCGCTGGCGCTGATCCTCACCGTCGGCGCCACCATCTCCATCCTCGGCACCACCAGCAACACGGTGATGCTGGGGCCACGCTTCCTGTTCGCGCTGGCCAAGGACGGCTACGGCCCGGCGTTCCTGGCGCGGGTGCATCCGCGCTTCCGCACGCCGGCCGCGGCGATCCTGCTGCAAGGCGTGCTGTCGCTGGCGCTGGCGCTGTCCGGCTCGTTCGTGCAACTGGCGCTGCTGTCGATGGTCACCCGCCTGTTCGCCTACATCGGCACCGCCGCGGCGGTGCTGGTGCTGGCACGGCGCTACCGCGACCGGCCAGGCGCGCTGCGGCTGCCGGGCGGACCGCTGATTCCGCTGGCGGCGCTGTTGCTGGCGCTGGCATTGTTGCTCAGCGCCAGCTGGCAGAACCTGGCCGCCGCGGGCGTGGCGCTGCTGGTGGGCGCGCTGTTCTATCGGTTCCCGCGCAAGGACGCGGCGTGA
- a CDS encoding L,D-transpeptidase encodes MPLLHRSPTAPQHTSRHRAWRIGLALLCALIAAPGMAADTAVPALQRAQQLILVLAPDWDSPQGTLQAFERDAKGWRAQGKAFDVSLGRHGSAWGLGLHPAQDDGPQKREGDGRSPAGVFTIGEAFGYAPRIDSAMPYQAMQQSNYCIDVPGSPLYNQIVDADKVGSAAVAGSTEPMRLDLQHAGDQRYREGFVIQHNAQATPGAGSCIFAHLWRAPGAPTAGCTAMQPADMQRLLAWLRPSAAPLFVLLPRDAYRRLQADWALPAVEPAS; translated from the coding sequence ATGCCCCTGCTCCATCGGTCCCCTACCGCGCCACAACACACCAGCCGCCATCGCGCCTGGCGCATCGGCCTCGCACTGCTGTGCGCCCTGATCGCCGCGCCCGGCATGGCCGCCGACACCGCCGTGCCGGCCCTGCAGCGCGCGCAGCAACTGATCTTGGTGCTGGCACCGGACTGGGACAGCCCGCAGGGCACGTTGCAGGCGTTCGAGCGCGACGCGAAAGGCTGGCGCGCGCAGGGCAAGGCCTTCGACGTGAGCCTCGGCCGCCACGGCAGCGCCTGGGGCCTGGGCCTGCATCCGGCACAAGACGACGGCCCGCAGAAACGCGAAGGCGATGGCCGCAGCCCGGCCGGCGTGTTCACCATCGGCGAAGCCTTCGGCTACGCGCCGCGCATCGACAGCGCCATGCCCTACCAGGCGATGCAGCAGAGCAACTACTGCATCGATGTGCCCGGATCGCCGCTGTACAACCAGATCGTCGATGCCGACAAGGTCGGCAGCGCCGCGGTGGCCGGGTCCACCGAACCGATGCGCCTGGACCTGCAACACGCCGGCGACCAGCGCTACCGCGAAGGCTTCGTGATCCAGCACAACGCGCAGGCCACGCCGGGCGCCGGCAGCTGCATCTTCGCCCACCTGTGGCGCGCGCCCGGCGCGCCCACCGCCGGCTGCACCGCGATGCAGCCAGCGGACATGCAGCGGCTGCTGGCGTGGCTGCGGCCGTCGGCCGCGCCGCTGTTCGTGCTGCTGCCGCGCGATGCCTACCGGCGCCTGCAGGCCGACTGGGCGCTGCCGGCCGTGGAGCCGGCGTCGTGA
- a CDS encoding IS110 family transposase, with protein sequence MRRHVGIDVSKAELVIHVLPDEQAWTQPNTPQGQRALAQRLAGMDCERIVLEASGGYEHAVLQVLREADLPAVRMAADRPRKLAQALGLHAKTDALDARLLAIAAQHIPTTPTPVVPGHQQSLRELLDLRATLVGQRDAHRRRLEHITSAKAQHRCREVIALLNQQIQTLTQEIEQQGKTCSSLPKVPGLGTILRAVLAARLPELGTLPPRKLAALVGLAPFNHDSGCWKGQRRIKGGRADVRRVLYMATWASIRAKSPLANTYARLRAAGKPAKVAIVACMHKFLRWLNAIARDQAPYAPPVIAGA encoded by the coding sequence ATGCGGCGCCATGTCGGGATCGATGTATCCAAGGCTGAGCTGGTCATTCATGTCCTGCCGGACGAGCAGGCCTGGACCCAGCCCAATACGCCACAGGGGCAGCGTGCGCTGGCCCAACGTCTGGCTGGGATGGACTGCGAGCGGATCGTGCTGGAAGCCAGTGGCGGCTACGAACATGCCGTGCTGCAGGTGCTCCGAGAGGCGGACCTGCCGGCAGTGCGGATGGCCGCCGATCGTCCGCGCAAGCTCGCCCAGGCCTTGGGCCTGCATGCCAAGACCGATGCCCTGGACGCGCGCCTGCTGGCCATCGCCGCCCAGCACATCCCGACCACCCCCACGCCCGTGGTGCCCGGGCACCAGCAGTCTCTTCGCGAACTGCTGGACCTGCGTGCCACCCTGGTGGGCCAGCGCGATGCCCATCGGCGGCGCTTGGAACACATTACCAGCGCCAAGGCGCAACACCGCTGCCGAGAGGTGATCGCCCTGCTGAACCAGCAGATCCAGACGTTGACGCAGGAGATCGAGCAGCAGGGCAAGACCTGCTCGAGCCTACCCAAGGTGCCTGGGCTCGGGACGATCCTGCGCGCGGTTCTGGCCGCGCGGCTGCCAGAGCTGGGCACGCTGCCGCCACGCAAGCTCGCTGCCTTGGTCGGGCTGGCCCCGTTCAATCACGACAGCGGTTGCTGGAAAGGCCAGCGCCGCATCAAAGGTGGACGTGCCGACGTGCGGCGCGTGCTGTACATGGCCACCTGGGCCAGCATCCGCGCCAAATCCCCCTTGGCCAACACCTACGCACGTCTGCGCGCAGCGGGCAAGCCGGCCAAGGTCGCCATCGTCGCCTGCATGCACAAGTTCCTGCGCTGGCTCAATGCCATCGCGCGCGATCAGGCCCCGTACGCTCCTCCTGTCATCGCAGGTGCATGA
- a CDS encoding LacI family DNA-binding transcriptional regulator, whose product MTVSRVTHGHAGVRESTRERVTHSVRALDYRPNPAASALAAAQRTCIALIYTNPSSSYLRELLVGALRGSTRVAAQLVIATWDGLGPRARREAARTLCSSVAGVILPAPLCESKAIVAVFVDAGIPVVSIASSRFSDRLSCVHIDDRRASHDMVSHLIAHGHTRIGYITGDPNQTASAHRWQGYRDALADAGIDYDAALVQPGDFTYRAGLEAAERLLALRARPSAIFASNDDMASAVVSVAHRRRLKVPQDLSVVGFDDTSASTMVWPELTTIHQPVADMTDAAIDLLLREIRQGAGSERAYVDHVVPHRLVARDSVLRPSLVR is encoded by the coding sequence ATGACCGTCTCGCGCGTCACCCACGGTCACGCCGGCGTGCGCGAGAGCACGCGCGAGCGAGTGACGCACAGCGTGCGCGCGCTGGACTACCGGCCCAACCCGGCCGCCAGCGCGCTCGCCGCCGCGCAGCGCACCTGCATCGCGTTGATCTATACCAATCCCAGCTCCAGCTATCTGCGCGAACTGCTGGTCGGCGCGCTGCGTGGTTCGACCCGCGTGGCGGCGCAACTGGTGATCGCCACGTGGGACGGACTGGGTCCGCGGGCACGCCGCGAGGCCGCACGCACGCTCTGCAGCAGCGTGGCAGGGGTGATTCTCCCCGCGCCCTTGTGCGAATCGAAAGCCATCGTCGCCGTGTTCGTCGACGCCGGCATTCCCGTCGTCTCCATTGCGTCGAGCCGGTTCAGCGACAGGCTGTCCTGCGTGCACATCGACGACCGCCGCGCCAGCCATGACATGGTCTCGCACCTGATCGCGCACGGGCATACGCGCATCGGCTACATCACCGGCGACCCGAACCAGACCGCCAGTGCGCACCGCTGGCAGGGTTACCGCGATGCCCTGGCGGATGCGGGCATCGACTACGACGCCGCGCTCGTGCAGCCGGGCGACTTCACCTATCGCGCCGGACTCGAGGCCGCCGAGCGACTGTTGGCGTTGCGGGCACGCCCCAGTGCGATTTTCGCGAGCAACGACGACATGGCCTCGGCGGTGGTGTCGGTGGCGCATCGTCGCCGCCTGAAGGTGCCGCAGGATCTGTCGGTGGTGGGATTCGACGACACGTCGGCGTCGACGATGGTGTGGCCGGAGCTGACGACCATCCATCAACCGGTGGCGGACATGACCGATGCGGCCATCGATCTGTTGTTGCGGGAGATCCGGCAAGGGGCTGGTTCCGAGCGCGCCTATGTCGATCATGTGGTGCCGCATCGATTGGTCGCGCGCGATTCGGTGTTGCGGCCTTCGCTGGTTCGCTAA